The proteins below are encoded in one region of Asticcacaulis excentricus CB 48:
- a CDS encoding carbohydrate ABC transporter permease — protein sequence MASSLNPADHGWRKHLPVINAFVRYGLLILVGFLMIYPLLWMIGGAFKNNAEIFSSVGFIPKNPTTDGFVSGWKTSTEYTFATYLLNTMKIVVPKVIVTVISSVIVAYGFARFAIPGRKWLFALLMATVLLPKSVLLIPQYLMFREFGWLDTYLPLYAPQAFATEGFFVFMIIQFMRSLPLDMEEAAVMDGCNSFQVLTLIVCPVILPAIISVALFQFMWSMNDFLQPLIYLSSVEKYPVALALKMSIDVTEATSWNEILAMSTIALAPSLILFFLAQKYFVEGVTSGAVKG from the coding sequence ATGGCGTCTTCGCTCAATCCAGCTGATCACGGCTGGCGTAAACATCTGCCGGTGATCAACGCCTTCGTACGTTACGGCCTGCTGATTCTGGTGGGCTTCCTGATGATCTATCCGCTGTTGTGGATGATCGGCGGGGCGTTTAAAAACAACGCTGAAATCTTCTCTTCCGTGGGCTTTATTCCCAAAAATCCGACTACGGACGGTTTTGTAAGCGGCTGGAAGACCTCAACCGAATATACGTTTGCCACCTACCTTCTCAATACGATGAAGATCGTGGTGCCGAAGGTGATCGTAACGGTCATTTCTTCGGTCATCGTCGCCTATGGTTTCGCGCGCTTTGCCATCCCCGGTCGCAAGTGGCTGTTCGCCCTTCTGATGGCCACGGTCCTGCTGCCCAAATCGGTCCTTTTGATCCCGCAATATCTGATGTTCCGCGAATTCGGCTGGCTCGATACCTATCTGCCCCTTTATGCGCCGCAGGCTTTTGCGACCGAAGGCTTCTTCGTCTTCATGATCATCCAGTTTATGCGCTCCCTGCCGCTCGATATGGAAGAGGCGGCGGTGATGGATGGCTGCAACTCGTTTCAGGTTCTGACCCTGATCGTCTGTCCTGTCATTCTGCCCGCCATTATTTCGGTCGCGCTGTTTCAGTTCATGTGGTCGATGAACGACTTCCTTCAGCCGTTGATCTACCTGTCATCGGTCGAAAAATACCCGGTGGCGCTGGCGCTCAAAATGTCGATCGATGTCACCGAAGCCACCTCGTGGAACGAGATCCTGGCCATGTCCACCATCGCGCTCGCGCCCTCTCTGATCCTCTTCTTCCTGGCGCAGAAATACTTCGTTGAAGGCGTCACCTCTGGCGCAGTGAAGGGGTAG
- a CDS encoding carbohydrate ABC transporter permease, with translation MYSNKWIGSLYVTPFVIGFLLFTAFPFVASFVLSLTDARLQDQLGAANFVGLSNYTEMAADSTFRQSLGVTFAYVFITVPLKLAFALFIAVVLNFKLKGIGLFRTAFYLPSILGGSVAIAVVWRFVFAGDGLLNQALAGIGIGGVNWLGEPSTAMFSIVLLRLWQFGSAMVVFLAGLKAIPEDLYEAADLDGASRLKQFFMITLPLLTPVLFFNFIMQIVQAFQEFNGPYIITAGGPLKSSYLLPLMIYEEAFKYFNLGYSSALSWVLFIIIAVFTAVAFWSQKHWVFYAQDRDDKGGH, from the coding sequence ATGTATAGCAATAAGTGGATTGGCAGCCTCTACGTCACCCCCTTTGTGATCGGCTTTTTGCTGTTCACAGCGTTCCCGTTTGTGGCCTCCTTCGTGCTCAGCCTGACCGATGCGCGCCTTCAGGATCAGCTGGGGGCAGCCAATTTCGTCGGCCTGTCCAATTATACGGAGATGGCTGCGGACTCGACCTTCCGCCAGTCGCTGGGCGTGACCTTTGCCTACGTTTTCATCACCGTGCCACTTAAACTGGCCTTTGCCCTCTTCATCGCCGTGGTGCTGAATTTCAAGCTGAAAGGCATCGGTCTGTTCCGCACAGCCTTTTATCTGCCCTCAATTCTTGGCGGCAGTGTCGCCATTGCGGTGGTGTGGCGCTTTGTCTTTGCGGGTGATGGCCTGCTCAATCAGGCGCTGGCCGGTATCGGCATTGGTGGCGTTAACTGGCTCGGAGAGCCCTCCACAGCGATGTTCTCGATTGTGTTGTTGCGCCTTTGGCAGTTCGGCTCGGCGATGGTTGTGTTTCTGGCCGGCCTGAAAGCCATCCCCGAAGACCTCTACGAGGCCGCTGATCTTGATGGCGCGTCGCGCCTCAAACAGTTTTTCATGATCACCCTGCCGCTGCTGACACCGGTGCTGTTTTTCAACTTCATCATGCAGATCGTGCAAGCCTTTCAGGAGTTCAACGGCCCCTACATCATCACCGCTGGCGGGCCGCTCAAATCGAGCTATCTCTTGCCGCTGATGATCTACGAAGAGGCGTTCAAGTACTTCAATCTGGGCTATTCCTCGGCCCTGTCCTGGGTGCTGTTTATCATCATCGCCGTCTTCACCGCGGTGGCCTTCTGGTCGCAAAAGCACTGGGTGTTCTATGCGCAGGACCGCGATGATAAGGGAGGACACTGA
- a CDS encoding ABC transporter ATP-binding protein, which yields MSVDSVRLTDVRKTFNGHEVIKGVSLEVKKGELVVFVGPSGCGKSTLLRLIAGLETPTSGQIDIAGRDVTYAHPSKRGVAMVFQSYALYPHMTVYDNIAFALKIQGLPKAEIEHKVNAAAETLQLTHLLKRRPKALSGGQRQRVAIGRAIVREPDVFLFDEPLSNLDAALRGQMRVEIARLHTKLNATSVYVTHDQVEAMTLADKIVVLNAGRIEQVGSPLDLYRKPANLFVAGFIGSPRMNTIKARVREVLPDAIGLDLPQTALSVPRVGAQVAAGANVTFGVRPENLHLASTDEETHLSGYVILIERLGGETFAYVTLKDGEGEPLIMKLDGEAALYNHQEVRLKIDLNRAHLFAEDGQAIGVSPDFADKTDESVHV from the coding sequence GTGTCGGTTGACAGTGTCAGACTTACGGATGTGCGCAAGACCTTTAATGGCCATGAGGTCATCAAGGGCGTCTCGCTAGAGGTCAAAAAGGGCGAGCTGGTGGTCTTTGTCGGGCCGTCGGGCTGCGGGAAATCGACCCTGCTGCGCCTGATTGCGGGCCTTGAAACCCCGACCTCAGGCCAGATCGATATTGCAGGCCGCGATGTCACCTACGCTCACCCGTCAAAGCGCGGCGTGGCTATGGTGTTTCAGTCCTACGCCCTCTATCCGCACATGACGGTGTACGACAATATCGCCTTTGCCCTCAAGATTCAGGGCCTGCCCAAGGCCGAAATCGAGCATAAGGTCAATGCGGCGGCCGAAACGCTGCAACTGACGCATCTTTTGAAGCGCCGCCCCAAGGCCCTGTCTGGCGGGCAGCGTCAGCGCGTCGCCATCGGTCGCGCCATCGTGCGTGAGCCCGATGTCTTCCTGTTCGACGAGCCGCTCTCTAATCTCGATGCGGCGCTGCGCGGACAGATGCGCGTCGAAATCGCGCGCCTGCACACCAAGCTTAACGCGACCTCTGTCTACGTGACCCACGATCAGGTCGAGGCTATGACACTGGCCGACAAGATTGTCGTGCTGAATGCCGGGCGCATCGAACAGGTAGGCTCGCCGCTTGATCTCTATCGCAAACCGGCCAACCTCTTCGTCGCGGGCTTTATCGGGTCGCCGCGCATGAACACGATCAAGGCGCGCGTGCGCGAAGTGTTGCCCGACGCCATCGGGCTCGACCTGCCTCAGACCGCTCTGTCTGTGCCGCGCGTCGGTGCACAGGTCGCGGCAGGGGCCAATGTGACGTTCGGCGTGCGCCCGGAAAACCTGCATCTGGCCTCCACAGATGAAGAGACGCACCTCAGTGGCTATGTCATCCTGATCGAGCGTCTCGGCGGCGAAACCTTTGCCTATGTGACGCTGAAAGACGGCGAGGGCGAGCCGCTCATTATGAAGCTCGACGGTGAGGCGGCGCTTTATAATCATCAGGAAGTGCGTCTGAAAATCGACCTCAACCGTGCCCATCTGTTCGCTGAGGACGGTCAGGCCATAGGTGTGTCGCCGGATTTCGCTGATAAGACAGACGAGTCCGTCCATGTATAG
- a CDS encoding RpiB/LacA/LacB family sugar-phosphate isomerase produces MKIALINENSQAAKNGIIFDALKTVAEPLGHTVFNYGMYSADGQASLTYVMNGLLAGILLNSKAADFVVTGCGTGMGAMLACNSMPGVFCGLVIDPTDAFLFGQINDGNAISMPYAKGFGWAAELNLQDVYRKLFDGERGLGYPKERAQIMAKNRGILKDLKAASCKDMLTVLKTVDQDLLKAAVAGEKFSEYFFANAQDEEIKAYIKGIVG; encoded by the coding sequence ATGAAAATCGCTCTGATCAACGAAAACAGCCAGGCCGCCAAGAACGGCATCATTTTCGACGCCCTGAAGACGGTCGCTGAGCCGCTGGGCCACACGGTTTTCAACTATGGCATGTACAGCGCCGACGGCCAGGCGTCGCTGACCTACGTGATGAACGGCCTTCTGGCTGGCATTCTCCTGAACTCGAAGGCGGCCGATTTCGTCGTCACCGGCTGTGGCACCGGCATGGGCGCCATGCTGGCCTGCAACTCTATGCCGGGCGTCTTCTGCGGTCTCGTTATCGACCCGACTGACGCCTTCCTGTTCGGTCAGATCAATGACGGCAACGCCATTTCCATGCCCTATGCCAAGGGCTTTGGCTGGGCGGCTGAACTGAACCTCCAAGACGTCTATCGTAAGCTGTTCGACGGTGAGCGCGGCCTCGGCTATCCGAAGGAACGCGCGCAGATCATGGCCAAGAATCGCGGCATCCTGAAGGACCTCAAAGCCGCCTCGTGCAAGGATATGCTGACGGTTTTAAAGACGGTTGATCAGGATCTGCTGAAGGCCGCCGTTGCCGGTGAAAAGTTCTCGGAATATTTCTTTGCGAATGCGCAGGACGAAGAGATCAAGGCTTACATCAAAGGCATTGTGGGCTAA
- a CDS encoding beta-mannosidase: protein MTAFKANKREFLKVSGAGVALALSAHAPQSRAQAKAATDVHSQVVSEGWQFRQAGATKWLSATVPGTVHTDLLDNKRIDDPFYRTNERNQQWIDKLDWEYRTTINIDAQTLSHNHVELHFDGLDTYADVYVNNVLVLSADNMFLEWTIDVKEHVRVGDNALRIYFHSPIRKGLAALEDHGYLLPSPNDQSENGGMGDKRVGMFTRKAGYHYGWDWGPRFVTSGIWRPVKLRAWSGVQITDLHIIQDSLTDKVAKLRGVFEVEADRPGPALIEISSPTHKAIQVRTEVELRAGVNRLEASFEIKNPKRWWTNGLGEAFLYTLSGRVVTPSGVKDERVVKTGLRTVRIVQEPDAQGTSFYVELNGVPVFMKGANYIPNDSFLPRVTKAVYDKVVTSALDTHMNMLRVWGGGVYEDPYFYELCDQKGILVWQDFMFACAMYPGDEAFLENVRKEAVHNVKRLRNHACIALWCGNNEIDVAWQHDVPNGGWGWKPNYTPDQQKALTRAYDAIFHEVLAQAVATHDPKCFYWPSSPIASWDGKTGVVHSDVKAQKQAGDIHYWDVWWGQKPFSEYRTAVGRFMSEYGFQSFPEFRTVQAYTVPEDHDIFSEVMKAHQRSSIGNGTIRNYMERDYKIPKDFQQFLYVGQVLQAEGIKVAMETHRVRMPYCMGSLFWQINDCWPVASWSSIDYFGRWKAQQYYARRAFAPVLVSPVLNGDKVDISVVSDRLTDTNATLSVRVMDFSGKVATSHTQEIRLKANQSGVVFSAAVSALLGGLAPDGALLSVKLKRGKDVLSENVLYFQPVKNLTLPEPQIALKVKALGGGELAVGLTSPVLVKDLYLYLATHDARLSDNYFDLLPGETAYVRVKPQSTLTAADLEGDLKLMHMAQVRSA from the coding sequence GTGACTGCATTTAAGGCCAACAAACGTGAATTCCTCAAAGTCTCCGGCGCGGGCGTTGCCCTGGCGCTGAGCGCCCACGCGCCTCAATCGCGTGCGCAGGCAAAAGCGGCGACAGATGTTCACTCACAAGTGGTCTCTGAAGGCTGGCAATTTCGGCAGGCGGGTGCAACCAAATGGCTATCGGCCACCGTGCCAGGGACCGTCCACACAGACCTTTTAGATAACAAGCGGATTGACGACCCCTTCTATCGGACCAACGAACGCAATCAGCAATGGATCGATAAGCTCGACTGGGAGTACCGCACGACCATCAACATCGACGCGCAGACTTTGTCGCATAACCATGTCGAGCTGCATTTCGACGGCCTTGACACCTATGCCGATGTCTATGTGAACAACGTGCTGGTTCTAAGCGCCGATAACATGTTTCTGGAATGGACGATCGATGTCAAAGAACATGTTCGGGTAGGGGACAACGCGCTTCGGATCTATTTCCACTCCCCGATCCGCAAAGGCCTGGCCGCCTTAGAAGACCATGGTTATTTGCTGCCCTCGCCAAATGATCAAAGTGAGAACGGCGGGATGGGCGACAAGCGTGTCGGTATGTTCACCCGCAAGGCCGGCTATCACTACGGTTGGGACTGGGGGCCGCGTTTTGTCACATCTGGAATCTGGCGGCCGGTGAAGCTTCGTGCCTGGAGTGGCGTGCAGATTACGGACTTGCACATCATCCAGGACAGTCTGACCGATAAGGTCGCAAAACTTCGCGGCGTCTTTGAAGTAGAGGCCGACCGGCCAGGCCCCGCCCTCATTGAAATTTCGAGCCCAACGCACAAAGCCATTCAGGTGCGTACTGAAGTCGAGTTGCGCGCAGGCGTAAACCGCCTTGAGGCAAGCTTCGAGATCAAAAATCCGAAACGCTGGTGGACGAATGGTCTTGGCGAAGCCTTTCTTTATACCCTGAGCGGACGCGTTGTGACGCCATCGGGCGTGAAAGATGAGCGGGTCGTCAAAACGGGTCTGCGCACAGTGCGGATTGTACAAGAGCCTGATGCGCAGGGAACCAGCTTTTACGTCGAACTGAACGGCGTGCCCGTATTTATGAAGGGCGCCAACTATATCCCTAACGACAGCTTTTTGCCCCGCGTCACAAAGGCGGTCTACGACAAGGTCGTTACCTCCGCTCTCGACACACACATGAACATGCTTCGGGTCTGGGGTGGCGGCGTTTACGAGGACCCTTACTTCTATGAACTGTGCGATCAAAAAGGCATCCTTGTCTGGCAAGACTTTATGTTCGCCTGCGCCATGTATCCCGGCGACGAAGCCTTCTTAGAGAATGTCCGCAAAGAGGCCGTCCACAATGTGAAACGCCTGCGCAATCACGCGTGTATTGCGTTGTGGTGTGGAAACAATGAGATCGATGTGGCCTGGCAACACGATGTGCCCAATGGCGGCTGGGGATGGAAGCCTAATTACACCCCTGACCAGCAAAAAGCGCTTACTCGGGCCTATGATGCCATATTCCATGAGGTTCTGGCACAAGCCGTAGCCACACATGATCCCAAATGCTTTTACTGGCCTTCGTCACCCATTGCGTCCTGGGACGGCAAGACAGGTGTCGTCCATTCCGATGTGAAGGCGCAAAAGCAGGCGGGAGACATCCATTACTGGGACGTTTGGTGGGGGCAAAAGCCGTTCTCGGAATATCGGACGGCTGTTGGACGCTTCATGAGTGAGTATGGCTTCCAGTCCTTCCCGGAATTCCGGACGGTACAAGCCTACACAGTCCCCGAAGATCACGACATTTTCTCCGAGGTCATGAAGGCCCATCAGCGCTCATCCATAGGTAACGGGACCATCCGAAACTATATGGAACGCGACTACAAGATCCCTAAGGATTTCCAGCAGTTCCTTTATGTCGGCCAAGTTCTGCAAGCCGAAGGCATCAAGGTGGCCATGGAGACCCATCGCGTGCGTATGCCCTATTGTATGGGATCGCTCTTTTGGCAAATCAACGACTGCTGGCCGGTCGCCTCCTGGTCCAGCATCGACTACTTTGGTCGCTGGAAGGCTCAGCAGTACTATGCCCGACGGGCCTTCGCCCCCGTGCTCGTGTCGCCTGTCCTCAACGGTGATAAGGTGGATATCTCCGTTGTGAGCGACCGGCTGACGGATACGAACGCCACCTTATCTGTTCGGGTTATGGACTTTTCGGGGAAGGTTGCGACCTCGCATACGCAGGAGATCCGCCTTAAGGCAAACCAAAGCGGCGTGGTGTTCAGCGCCGCAGTAAGCGCGTTGTTGGGTGGGCTTGCCCCGGACGGTGCCCTCTTATCTGTAAAGTTGAAACGAGGAAAAGACGTTCTTTCTGAGAATGTGCTTTACTTCCAGCCGGTCAAAAATCTCACCCTGCCTGAGCCACAGATCGCGCTCAAAGTTAAGGCTTTGGGAGGCGGAGAACTTGCCGTCGGACTGACGTCACCCGTCCTTGTAAAAGATCTCTATCTTTATCTTGCAACGCACGACGCGCGCCTTAGCGACAACTACTTCGACCTCTTGCCCGGGGAGACGGCCTATGTACGCGTTAAGCCACAGTCTACCCTTACCGCCGCGGATTTGGAGGGGGACCTCAAGCTGATGCATATGGCGCAAGTGCGTTCGGCATAG
- a CDS encoding vWA domain-containing protein gives MMWISQSLTKFIGDRQGNTLIIFGLCAVILVGAAGGAVDMMRYFDTSSRLQDATDAAVLKATQKIEVSEAAAKTAAAMAFEMNLSDHPELQTASHTFAIETSDNAKVVHYTSEITQRPYFLQLLGLGEQTIRVASSAQSESDPFELLFVLDTTGSMASNNKMTYLKTSVSSVLSSLISTYGDGNEDVKVGVVAFNTQVRLPASTSYSFVDYTQCYLRTSVNYYACRTVWRAYEALCDQVGSTICATATSKAFYRVYTSGGVTYYAASLMGYAKSGSKYTLYTYNLTTTVNASTLVMSTVSSGLTTSTGTSVAYSPSGYTAFSSSYFSSLATSSWGGCLTDRNQSFDVSVAPYATDVVDSNYIAASCSTTALAKVLDLTSDFTSVNTYLSSLSPGGNTNITLGVQFGMEMLSPAEPYTKATAFGDTDVKKYMIIVTDGANTQNRWSTSNSAINARTALACTAAKAQGITLFVVRVEDGDSSLLEACASQSSYYYDLSQASDLTKTMQDIFATINKLRLIE, from the coding sequence ATGATGTGGATCAGCCAGAGCCTGACTAAATTCATTGGAGACAGGCAGGGAAACACTCTAATCATATTCGGTCTGTGCGCTGTAATTCTTGTCGGGGCCGCCGGCGGTGCTGTCGATATGATGCGCTATTTTGACACAAGTTCCCGGCTTCAAGATGCGACGGATGCGGCGGTTCTGAAGGCAACGCAGAAAATCGAGGTATCTGAAGCGGCGGCGAAGACTGCCGCCGCAATGGCGTTTGAAATGAATTTGAGCGACCACCCGGAGCTTCAGACGGCCTCTCACACCTTTGCCATCGAGACGAGCGATAATGCCAAGGTTGTGCACTATACAAGCGAAATCACGCAGCGTCCCTACTTCCTGCAGCTACTGGGGCTTGGCGAGCAGACAATACGTGTCGCCTCGTCTGCCCAATCTGAGTCCGATCCTTTTGAGCTTCTGTTTGTCCTTGATACGACCGGGTCAATGGCGTCGAACAATAAGATGACTTACCTTAAAACGAGTGTGTCATCCGTTTTGAGCTCACTGATTTCGACGTACGGTGACGGCAATGAGGACGTTAAGGTCGGCGTGGTCGCCTTTAACACCCAAGTGCGCCTGCCGGCCTCAACAAGCTACAGCTTTGTTGATTATACCCAGTGTTACCTACGCACTTCGGTAAACTATTACGCCTGTCGCACGGTGTGGAGAGCCTATGAGGCTCTTTGCGACCAAGTCGGCAGCACGATCTGCGCGACAGCCACCAGTAAAGCCTTCTACCGCGTCTATACCAGTGGCGGTGTGACCTATTATGCGGCAAGCCTGATGGGTTACGCCAAGAGTGGAAGCAAATACACCCTCTACACCTACAATCTAACGACCACGGTAAATGCATCCACGCTTGTTATGTCCACGGTTTCAAGCGGACTAACCACCTCCACCGGAACATCGGTTGCCTATAGTCCAAGCGGCTACACGGCCTTCAGTTCGAGCTACTTTTCAAGCCTCGCGACCAGCAGTTGGGGCGGATGTCTGACTGACCGCAATCAATCCTTTGACGTGTCGGTCGCGCCCTATGCGACGGACGTGGTCGACAGCAACTATATCGCCGCCAGTTGCTCCACCACTGCGCTGGCAAAGGTGCTCGACCTGACGAGTGACTTTACGAGCGTAAACACCTATCTCAGCAGTCTATCCCCTGGTGGCAATACCAATATCACGCTCGGCGTACAGTTTGGCATGGAGATGCTCTCTCCGGCTGAGCCCTACACCAAGGCCACAGCGTTTGGCGATACCGATGTAAAGAAGTACATGATCATCGTCACCGATGGCGCTAATACGCAAAATCGCTGGAGCACATCGAATAGTGCGATCAATGCCCGCACGGCCCTGGCCTGTACGGCAGCGAAAGCCCAGGGCATTACACTGTTCGTGGTGCGCGTAGAGGATGGCGATAGCAGTCTGTTGGAGGCCTGCGCCAGTCAGTCGAGCTATTATTACGACCTGAGCCAGGCTTCTGATCTGACGAAGACAATGCAAGACATCTTCGCCACGATCAACAAACTGAGGCTGATCGAATAG
- a CDS encoding helix-turn-helix domain-containing protein produces the protein MTPSTDIHPLPVQLGHALRALRLSKKLKLEELSRLSGLGIATLSHLENGNRDPKLSTITRVLTALRSDLYELVASVSAHNEKPTPPDASPYDLDL, from the coding sequence ATGACGCCATCAACGGACATCCATCCCTTGCCGGTGCAACTGGGTCACGCCTTAAGGGCGCTGCGCCTGTCCAAAAAACTTAAGTTGGAAGAGTTGTCGCGCTTGTCTGGTTTAGGCATTGCCACCTTGTCACATCTCGAAAACGGAAATCGCGACCCCAAACTGTCCACCATCACACGCGTCCTGACAGCTCTCCGCAGCGATCTTTATGAACTGGTGGCGTCGGTCTCTGCTCATAACGAAAAGCCGACGCCGCCCGATGCTTCGCCATATGATTTGGATCTGTGA
- a CDS encoding DUF6088 family protein, with amino-acid sequence MKKLQEVKKHLRPGQVYRREDVAKWSMSVDRHLKQLVEAGELTKLSAGVYYYPRKTAFGAAPAEDKNLVEAFLKDDRFLLTSPNAYNALGVGTTQLYNETVVYNHKRHGQFKLGGRMFDFRVKPHFPKEVTKEFLLVDLVNNVGRLAENRTQVLERVKDQATRTDQSALQKAVHDYGAVRTKKFFASLFESESRAYAT; translated from the coding sequence ATGAAGAAACTTCAGGAAGTCAAAAAACATCTACGACCAGGCCAGGTGTACCGGCGCGAAGACGTGGCGAAATGGTCCATGTCTGTGGACAGACACCTCAAGCAATTGGTGGAGGCAGGTGAGCTGACCAAGCTTTCGGCCGGCGTGTATTATTACCCTCGAAAGACAGCTTTTGGTGCGGCTCCTGCAGAGGATAAAAACCTCGTTGAAGCATTCCTGAAAGATGATCGTTTCCTGCTGACATCGCCGAATGCCTACAATGCCTTAGGCGTTGGGACGACGCAGCTTTATAACGAGACCGTCGTCTATAACCATAAGCGTCATGGGCAATTCAAACTGGGCGGGCGCATGTTCGATTTCCGGGTAAAGCCGCATTTTCCCAAGGAGGTCACCAAGGAGTTTCTACTGGTGGACTTGGTGAACAATGTCGGAAGACTTGCCGAAAATCGAACACAGGTACTTGAGCGCGTGAAAGACCAGGCCACACGCACAGATCAATCTGCATTGCAAAAAGCGGTTCATGACTACGGGGCGGTGCGTACCAAAAAGTTCTTTGCAAGCCTTTTCGAAAGCGAAAGCAGAGCCTATGCCACTTGA
- a CDS encoding nucleotidyl transferase AbiEii/AbiGii toxin family protein gives MPLDYLHNHKDFADLLRIVADDKQIAPVLVEKDYWIMHCLYGLQQMPMTFELKGGTSLSKGFGIINRFSEDIDIRIDPPAGMLVSSGRNQEKPSQIESRKRFYDWLAGTIKIDGIVHIERDAAFDDAKYRSGGIRLKYAERTGDDSDLKEGVLLEVGFDDVTPNLPIDITSWAYQYAVGKVSIIDNRARGVLCYHPGYTLVEKLQTISTKFRKQQETGEFPANFMRHYYDVYCLLAEPKVQAFIGTADYMTHKLRRFRSENPNITENPAFLLDDPVTFEAYEKAYEGTRSLYYKARPSFSDILERIKMRAGDL, from the coding sequence ATGCCACTTGATTATCTGCACAACCACAAGGACTTTGCCGATCTGCTGCGCATCGTCGCTGACGACAAGCAAATCGCACCGGTGTTGGTGGAAAAAGACTATTGGATTATGCATTGCCTTTACGGCTTGCAGCAGATGCCTATGACGTTTGAGCTCAAAGGAGGCACATCGCTTTCCAAAGGCTTTGGCATCATAAACCGTTTTTCGGAAGACATCGATATTCGCATTGACCCACCGGCAGGTATGTTGGTCAGCAGCGGGCGAAATCAGGAAAAGCCGTCGCAGATCGAAAGCCGCAAGCGCTTTTACGATTGGCTTGCCGGAACCATAAAGATAGACGGCATTGTACACATTGAGCGCGATGCCGCATTTGATGATGCCAAATACCGAAGCGGGGGCATCCGGCTGAAATATGCGGAACGGACTGGCGACGACTCAGATTTGAAGGAAGGTGTGTTGCTGGAAGTTGGCTTTGATGATGTAACGCCTAACCTGCCGATAGACATTACATCCTGGGCCTATCAATATGCCGTCGGGAAGGTCTCTATAATTGATAATCGGGCGCGGGGTGTATTGTGTTACCACCCCGGCTACACGTTAGTCGAAAAGTTACAGACCATTTCGACCAAATTCCGTAAGCAACAGGAGACAGGTGAGTTTCCTGCGAACTTTATGCGGCATTATTATGATGTGTATTGCCTGTTGGCTGAACCGAAGGTGCAAGCCTTTATTGGCACGGCTGACTATATGACCCATAAGTTGCGCCGCTTTCGCTCGGAAAATCCAAACATTACAGAAAACCCGGCGTTCTTGTTGGATGATCCCGTAACCTTTGAGGCCTATGAAAAAGCATACGAGGGGACCAGGTCACTCTATTATAAAGCCCGGCCAAGCTTTTCCGACATCTTGGAACGCATCAAGATGCGGGCCGGTGATTTGTAA
- the kduD gene encoding 2-dehydro-3-deoxy-D-gluconate 5-dehydrogenase KduD — MSHPFDLTGKVALVTGANTGLGQGIALALAEAGADIAAVGIVPADETGEKVKALGRKFVNIDANLGTIEPIERVVKTAIDELGGLHILVNNAGLIRRADAVDFSEKDWDDVMNVNIKGAFFMAQAVGRHFIAQGYGKIINIASMLSFQGGIRVPSYTASKSGIAGITRLLANEWAGKGITVNAIAPGYMATDNTAQLRADADRNKSILDRIPAGRWGEPSDLGGAAVFLAAPASDYVNGAIIPVDGGWLAR; from the coding sequence ATGAGCCATCCATTTGATCTGACCGGCAAGGTTGCCCTCGTCACCGGGGCCAATACCGGACTGGGGCAGGGCATTGCCCTTGCTCTCGCCGAAGCGGGTGCGGACATCGCCGCCGTGGGCATCGTGCCCGCCGATGAAACCGGTGAGAAGGTCAAGGCGCTGGGCCGCAAGTTCGTCAATATCGACGCGAATCTCGGCACTATTGAGCCCATTGAGCGCGTTGTGAAAACCGCAATTGACGAGCTGGGCGGCCTGCACATCCTCGTAAACAATGCGGGTTTGATCCGTCGTGCCGACGCAGTGGACTTCTCGGAGAAAGACTGGGACGACGTGATGAACGTCAACATCAAGGGCGCCTTCTTTATGGCGCAGGCGGTGGGCCGTCACTTCATCGCTCAGGGCTATGGTAAGATCATCAATATTGCCTCTATGCTCTCCTTTCAGGGGGGCATCCGCGTGCCGTCTTACACCGCGTCCAAGTCCGGTATCGCGGGTATTACCCGCCTCCTGGCCAACGAATGGGCCGGCAAGGGCATTACCGTGAACGCCATCGCGCCAGGCTATATGGCGACTGACAACACGGCTCAGCTGCGCGCTGATGCCGATCGGAACAAATCCATCCTCGACCGTATCCCGGCAGGCCGTTGGGGTGAGCCGTCTGATCTTGGTGGTGCGGCGGTCTTCCTCGCCGCGCCGGCGTCAGACTATGTCAATGGCGCCATCATCCCTGTCGATGGTGGCTGGCTGGCGCGTTAA